The sequence ATGTCCGCATCGGCAGCAGACGTTGACGGATTATAAAGATGCGGAATGTCTTTGTATATAGGCATTTCCACCCTTTTAGGATCTATAATCATAAACTTTACTTCGTCCGGACGCGCTTTAAATAAAACCGAAAGTATTATGGTGTGTATTCCTACGCTTTTTCCCGAGCCCGTTGCGCCGGCTATAAGAAGATGCGGCATAGACGCCAAATTTGTTACGTAACCCTCGCCGTCAGTAGTTTTACCAAGCGCCAAAGTTAAAAGAGATTTTGAATTTATAAAAGACGAATGTTCCACTATGCCGCGCAAGCCTACGGTAACGCTGTCGGGGTTAGGCACTTCAACGCCCACGGCTGCTTTTTCGGGAATAGGCACAACTCTTATAGACGCCGTGCGCATTGTAAGTGAAATATTTTCTATTATGTTTGTTACGGATTGAATTTTTATTCCTGGAGCAAGTATTAAATCGTACCTTGTTACTACAGGCCCCGGAATAATGTCTTTTACCTCGGCAGGTATGCCGAAATCCGCAAGAGTGCTTCTTAGAAGCTCTGCCCGTCTTAAAAGCTCATCTTTATTTGTATGAAAACTTTTTGTTTCGTCGTTTTTTAAAATTGTCGAATGAGGGAATTTATAGTCAAAACTTTTGCTGTCAAGTTTTACCTGCGGCTTTTGCGGCTCTGACGGCGTTGCCTGTTTTTCAGCCGCGGAATTTTCTTTTTTTTGCTTGTTTACAATATTCGGAACAAACGGTTCCAGCTTTTTTATTTCGGGAAGCAAGCCGGATTTATTTTCAAAAATTTTAGGAGCTTTCAGCGCCGCAGCCTCTTTTTCTTCTTTGCGTTTTTTAATGTCTTCTTTAATATTTTTAAGAAAATTATAAACAACTTTGCTTATGCATATACGTAAAAGACGCGCTGTAAAAAATAAAAACAGAATTACGATAACGGCAAAACCGAACGCTTCTCCGAAAAGTTCTTTAAAAAAAGGATAAAAAGTTTTGCCTATCCAGCCGCCGGAAACGTTTGCAGCCGCAAACAAAACGCTTGCCGCCTCAAATGCCAGAGAGCCGAATATCAACAAAGCCACAGACCAAATAAAATCCGTTCTTTCTTTAAGTTCTGCGGATTTTTTTATGTGTATTATAAAATACCATAAAAGTATAAACGGTAAAATATAAGTCGCGCTTCCGAAAATTCCGTTTACAAAAATATTATTAAAAGCTCTGCCGATAATTCCCGCGTTTTGCGGAACAACGCACAAAAACGCTGCAATAAAAGACGCCAAAATAAAAAACAGGGCAGAAACTTCCCTGTTTCTATCCTGATGATTTTGTTTTTTTCTTTTATTTTCGTTTTTAGATTTTTTGTTGTTCTTTTTTTTCTTCCCCATTAGGAACCTCTTAGGACGTCGGATGGAGATTAACTCATTTACTGCGGTTAAAACTTTTTCTGCCGGCGTAAAACGCCGGCAGAAAAAACGAAGCGCTTATTTTTTTAACGAAATTTTGTATGTAAAATCCACCTGCTCTACATTTACTTTATTTTCTCTTGAAAGCCAGCCTAAAGCAAGGTAAAGCATAGTGTTTGACAAGCCTAAATTAGCTTTTATTTTTATAGGAGAAGACTCGCCGTTTTCGTTGAGGTATTTCCATATTTCGCCTGCGGCAAAACCTATTCTTGTTATCATATCGCTCATTTTATTTTACCTGTTTGCGGCATTTTAAACTTTTTCAATTTCAAATAAATCCTGACCGGAATTTACGGGTTTTCCGTTTTCGGCAATAACTTTTACTATTTTTGCTTTAAAAGTTGCTTTTATTTCGTTCATAACTTTCATGGCTTCTATAATACAAACCGTTTTACCCGCGTCCACAATGTCTCCCTCTTTTGCAAAAACGGGAGAAGACGGAGACGGAGACTGATAAAAAACGCCCATAATAGGCGATTTTATAGTTTCGCCTTTTGATGCAGGCGCCGCATCTTGTTTTACTTTTGCCGCAGTAGCCGCCGCCGCGACAGCCGGCTGGCGAACAACGTCTTTCTGCACGTAAACGCCCGCGTTAGGGTCTTTACGCTTAATAGCTACGCTATAATCTTTGGAGTTAACTTCAAGCTCCTGAATTTTTTCGTCTTTCATTATCTCGTAAAGAGATTTTACCGTATCTTTAATTTCTTTGTTAGCCATTTCTATTCCTTAAATATGGGATAAAAAACTACTAACTGCATTTTACTTTCCTTCGTTTACCGCCTTAATGCTTAAGTTTACGCGTCCCTGCTTGTCTATTTCTAAAACTTTCACCGTAACGGTATCGCCTTCGCTTACCGCATCTTCAACTTTGGCAACGCGTTTTTCCGAAAGCTGCGAAATGTGAATTAATCCCTCTTTTCCGGGAAGCACTTCGGCAAACGCTCCGAAAGCCATTATTTTTGTAATTCTGCCCTCATATATTTTACCTACTTCAACTTCAACGGTTAAAGATTCAACGTACGCTTTTGCGCTGAGAACGCCGTCGTTATCTATTCCCGAAATATAAACCGTTCCGTCTTCGTCAATATCAACTTTTGCGCCGGTAGCTTCCTGAAGTTTTCTGATGTTTTTCCCACCGGGGCCGATAAGTTCGCCGATTTTATTTTGAGGAATTTTAAGCGTTTCCATTCTCGGAGCATATACAGAAAGGTCGCTGCTTGGCGCGGAAATTGCGGAATCCATTTTATCTAAAATGAAGAATCTGCCGCGTTTTGCCTGGTCTAACGCTTTTGTTAAAATATCGTGCGTAAGTCCTGAAATTTTTATATCCATCTGCAAAGCGGTAATACCGTTTTTTGTTCCTGCAACTTTAAAATCCATATCGCCGAGATGATCTTCCATACCCATAATGTCGGTAAGAACAACGTAATTGTCGCCTTCTTTTATAAGCCCCATTGCAACGCCCGCAACGGCAGCTTTTACGGGAACGCCGGCGTTAAAAAGCGCAAGCGAGCCGCCGCAAACAGACGCCATTGACGACGAACCGTTGGATTCTAAAATATCCGAAACTATTCTTATTGTATAACCGAAATCTTCTTCTTTGGGAAGAACCGCTCTCAACGCTCTTTTTGCAAGGTTGCCGTGACCGATTTCTCTTCTGCTGGTAGAACGTTCGCCTCTTGGTTCGCCGGTAGAAAATCCGGGGAAGTTGTAGTGAAGAAGAAATCTGTCTTTAGATTCTCCGGCAAGCTCGTCCAAAATCTGTTTGTCGCCGGGAGTTCCGAGGGTAACGCTTACAAGAGCCTGCGTTTGACCTCTTGTAAACAATGCTGAACCGTGAGCTCTGGGAAGAAATCCAGTTTCGCAGGTTATGGAGCGTATTTCTTCAAAGCCGCGCCCGTCGGTGCGGACTTTTTTATTTAATACAAGCTCTCTTGCTTTAACATAATATATGTCTTCAAGTATGGCGCTTATTGCAGACGCCGGTTCTTCCGGATATTTTTCAAGAAGTCTCTTGGTTAAATCTTTCTTATAATTTGACCAAAAAGATTCTCTTTCGTCTTTATCTTTTATCGTTACGCCTTCTTCGGCTTTTGCAATTGCTTCAGCGTCTATATCAGCTTTGAGCGCCGCGTTGTAAACGGGAGCGGCAGCTTCAATTTTCTTTTTCTGAGGGAAAGCTTTCTGAACTTCGCAAATAGCTTTAACCGTATTTCTTGCAAGCTCTAAAGCTTCAAGCATTTCGGTTTCCGAAATTTCCAAAGACGCGGCTTCAACCATGGTAACGGCTTCGTCGGTTCCGCTTACAAGCAAATCTAAATCGCTTGTTTTTTGTTCTTCTTTTGTGGGGTTTATTACGAATTTTCCGTCAACTCTGCCGATTCTCACGCAAGCTATAGGCGTTGTGAAAGGAATGTCGGAAGTTATAAGCGCTACGGAAGTTCCTATTACGGAAGCTATTTCGGTGTCGTTTACTCCGTCGTAAGAAAGAACTATCGCAGAAATCTGCGTGTCGTTTCTCCAATATTCGGGAAACAAAGGTCTTATGCTTCTGTCTATAATTCTGCTTACTAAAATTTCGCTGTCTCTGGGTTTTGCTTCTCTTTTGAAAAATCCTCCGGGAATTTTTCCGGCGGCGTAAGTTCTTTCTCTGTAGTCAACCGTTAACGGCATAAAATCTATGCCTACTTTAGGCTCTTTAGACGAAACAGCCGTAACCAAAACTACGGTTTCGCCGATTGTTACCGTGCAAGCGCCACTTGCCTGTTTTGCAACTTTCCCTGATTCTACGACGAATTTTTTTCCCGCTACTTCAATTTCTTTTTTAAAATATTGCATCTTTTCTCCGTTTGCGACTCACGCGCAAAAGATCCAAACAAATTCCGCAAAACGGAATCTCTTTGCATCCTTTGGGCTTTTTTGCCGCTTTTTTTGTATAAATGCCCTTACCTTTGAAAGTCAAAGATAAGGGCAATATTTTTTACTTTCTTAAATCTAATTTTTTAATCAATGTTGCGTAGCCGTCTTTATCGTGTTTCTTAATATAGTCAAGAAGTCTTCTTCTCTGACCTATCATTTTCAAAAAACCCACTCTTGACGCAAAATCTTTCGGGAATTTCTGAAAATGGTCTGAAAGATATTTAATTCTTGAAGTAAGCAATGCAACCTGAACCTCAGGCGAACCGGTGTCGGTCGCGTGCGTTTTAAACTGTTCCACAACTTCTTTTTTTACCAAAGCCATCTTTTGTAACGCTCCTTATTGTTTTTATGAAAATTAGTTTTTAAACAACTTAAAAATTGTATCAAATTTTAATTAAAAAAACAATTAGAAGACTGTGCGGCAAATGTAATTAGATTTGCGAATACAAACTTGCCATTTCAATAGCGCTTAATGCGGCGTCGGCGCCTTTGTTTCCGGATTTTGTACCGGCGCGTTCAACAGCCTGTTCTATTGTTTCAGTGGTTAATACGCCAAAAATTACGGGAGCTTTGCTTGAAAGCCCTACATTGGCAACGCCTTTTGAAACTTCCGACGCAACATAATCAAAATGAGGAGTAGCTCCTCTTATAACGCAGCCCAAACAAATAATAGCGTCAACTTTTCCGCTTTCGGCTATTTTCTTTGCAACAGCCGGAATTTCAAACGCGCCCGGAACCCAAGTAAGCGAAATATCCGCGTCCGCAGCTCCGTGCCTTTTTAAAATATCTTCCGCGCCGCCGATAAGTTTATTTGTTATAAACTCGTTAAACCTTGACGCCACAATAGCAAACTTCTTCCCGTCGGCCTTCAACTGTCCGTTAATAACTTTCATGTAAAACTCCTTTTTGTAATTTTTAATTGCCGGTCTAAACTGTTTTTAAAATGTGTCCCATTTTTTCTTTCTTCGTTTTCAAATATTTTTTATTGGATTTTGTCGGACAAATTTCTACCGGAACTCTTTTTGCAATTTTCAAACCGTATCCTTCAAGCCCTACTATTTTTCTCGGATTGTTCGTCATAAGGTTAATGCTTTTCATGCCGAGTTCGGACAAAATTTGCGCGCCTATTCCGTAATCCCTTAAATCAGGAGCAAAACCAAGAGCAACGTTTGCCTCAACGGTGTCAAGACCTTGTTCCTGCAATTGATACGCTTTCAGTTTATTTGCAAGCCCTATGCCTCTTCCCTCTTGGTGCATATACAAAACAACGCCGACACCCGCATTTTCAATAGCTTTAAGCGCCGTCTCAAGCTGGTCGCCGCAATCGCATCTTAACGAGTGAAAAATATCGCCGGTTTCGCACGACGAATGCACGCGCACCAAAACGTTTTGCTTGCCTTTAACATTTCCTTTTATTATCGCAAGATGCGAATCTTTCGTAACGGTATCTTCAAAAAGAGTCAGCTTAAATTCGCCGTGCTTTGTAGGAAAATTTACGCTTACGATTTCTTTTACAAGTTTTTCATTTTGACGGCGATAATTTATAAGTTCCGCTATAGTTACAATTTTTAATTTATGTTTTTTTGCAAAGTTTATAAGGTCCGGCATTCTGGACATTGTTCCGTCGTCATTCATTATTTCGCAAATTGTTCCAGCGGGTTTGAGTCCGGCAAGTTCCATTAAATCTACCGCCGCTTCCGTGTGTCCGGTTCTCACTAAAACGCCTCCGTCTTTATAACGCAGAGGAAATATATGACCGGGACGCGCAAAATCTTGCGGTTTGGCATTTTTGTCTATAAGTTTTCTAACCGTAAGAGACCTGTCGCAAGCGGAAATTCCGGTAGTGGTTCCCAAACGATAATCTACGGAAACCGTAAAAGAACAGCCCTTCTTTTCCGTAGGATTATCCACCATATTTTCTATTTTTAATTCTTCAAGCCTCTCGTGTTTCATTGGCACGCATATAAGTCCGCGCGCATATTTCGTCATAAAATTAATAATTTCCGGAGTAGTTTTTTGCGCGGCGCAAACCAAATCCCCCTCGTTTTCCCGCCCTGGGTCGTCCACAACAATAACCATTTTTCCGGATTGAATGTCTTTAACGGCGCTTTCAACCGACGTAAAAACTTTATCTTTTTCTGTTTTCATATTTAGCCCTTTACTTTTAAAAATTTTTTAACATTTCCAAAGTCAAACCTTCGGAACCTTTATTTTTTGAAAACTTTTCCAAATACTTTGCAAAAACGTCCGTCTCAACATTTACAAAATCTCCCGCTTTTTTTAATTTTAAAATTGTATTATTAAAAGTTTCCGGAATTATAAAAATTTCAAAACCCGCTTCATTTACCGCCGCAAGCGTTAAACTTATTCCGTCTATGGCTATAGAACCTTTATCAACGCAATAATTTGTAATATTTTTTCCTGCTGAAAATTTTAACTTATAAAATCCGCCGACTTTTTCAACGCTTGAAATTTTAGCCGTAGCGTCAACATGCCCGCTTACAATGTGTCCGCCAAGGCGCGAAGAAAGCCGCAAAGCCCTTTCCAAATTTACTTTTGAATTTTGCTTCAGCAAAGACATAGTTGTAAGTTTATCGGTATTGGGACTGTAATCCGCGCTAAAAACTCCAGGCAAAATATGCACAGCTGTTAAACAAACCCCGTTAACGCTGACGCTGTCGCCTACTTTTATATCGCCAAGCTTTGTCTCAATAACAATTTCCGACGACGATATAGATTTTACTATGCCGATATCTTCAATAATTCCCGTAAACATTTATCACTCCGTAAAATTATAATCCGCGTTAATCGCACAATGACAAACAAAAACATCATACTTATTGCTTATTTTTCAGCTTCCCTGTTATCAACAAATCTCCGCCGATTTTTTTCACGCGCATATCTTCTACATTTACGGCGTCGGCTATTTTCTTTACGCCTTTACCGCCGACAACAGAAATTGCATTTTTTCCGCCGATAATTTTAGGAGCCACAAACAAATATATATCGTCAACGCATTTTGAAAATATTGCGGATGAAATTATACCGCTTCCGCCCTCAATAAGAATTGTTTTAAGCCCTATATCATTTAATTTTTTTATAATAACCTTAAAATTTTTCTTAGCCGCTCCAAAATCAACACCCCCGTCCCCTTGACCGGAAATAATTATGGTGGGGGCAGATGAATTGAATATGTTGTAATTTTTGGGGATGTTGGAATTTTCGTCTATAACGACTCTTACGGGATTTTTTCCTTTGCCGTGCGACGTAAGTTTTGGGTTATCCTGTAATGCCGTATTAAAGCCTACCAAAACGGCGTCGTATTTGCTTCTTAAACTGTGGACAAAATTTCGCGATTTTTGCGACGTTATCCATTTAGAATCAAAAGTTTCGGTTGCAATTTTACCGTCAAGAGTCATAGCGGCTTTCACGCTAACGCGCGGTTTTATTTTCAAATGATTTAAATAATCTTTTATAAGAACTTTAGCTTGAGCATTGCAAAGCCCGCCGCAAACTTCAATGCCGTTTTTTTCAAGAATCTCGCGGCTTTTAGAAACGTTAGGATCTTTTACTGCAAAGAAAACGCGCTTTATTGCAGCTTTAATAATTGCCTGCGTGCACGGAGGACGTTTGCCGAAGCTGTTGCACGGTTCAAGGGTAACGTATAAATCCGCGCCGCGCGCCGCGCTGCCGGCGTCCGTCAAGGCGTTTATTTCCGCGTGGTTGCCGCCAAAATATTGATGCCAGCCCTTGCCTACTATTTTATTATCTTTAACAATAACGCAGCCAACCAAAGGATTCGGATAAACTTTTCCTTTCCCTTTTTTAGCAAGCTCTATAGCAATTTTCATGTATTTTTTGTTCATAAATAAAAAAACCCGTAAGCATATGAATGCTTCGGGGGTTGCGCAATTATACAATATTTTATCTTCTCTCATCCGGACTTTACCGTCGGTATCAGAGTTTCACTGATTCAGTCCGCTTTGGAACATTGTTCCGGCGGAGTCGCAGACTTAAAACTTCGTTTCATTTACAAACAACGATGTTTTTCACTGCCGGTAAGGAGTTGAAAGACCTTCTGTCTTTCTCACCTTCCCCGAAGACTATTAAGTTATAAGTATATTATAAAATTTTACAATAAACGTCAAATTAGTTTTTATTTTATTGACCAAGCAAGTAAGCAGCGGCGTCAAAATCTTCGGCTTTTTCTTCTTCGTCGGCTTTCTTTTGCGCTTCTTGCTGCTCTGATTGAACTTCTTCCGGTTTTTTAACTCTTTCCGGCTCTTTGTTACTGCCGAATCTGTAGCCTAAACTAAAAAAGTGAGAACCTATGGTTTCTTGAACGTCAAGCGGCATACCGAAAGCGTAGTCTATAAGCAAAGCTTCTTCCCCAAGCTTTAATTCGTATCCAAGCCCGAGGTTTATTTGGTCGCCCCAGCTACCTGCCCTTAAAGCCAAAGCTCCGTCTATAACTCTTGTTTCGGCGCCAAACATTAATATGTCTTCGCCGCCTCTAACCTGATAATCTACGGCAATTGTAAATTTCGGAAGCGACAACAGCGGCAAAACTTCGTTATAATACGCCAAACCCAAAACGTCGGCGTTAAGTATGTGATACTCTTCAAAAAAGCCCATGTCAGGTCTGTTGAGGTGTTTCCCGCTGTAGCCTATAGAGAATCCGTTAGAAAATTTTGCAATGATTCCGGCGTCAACAGCTATTGCGCCGTTTGTTAAAGTGTCGCCGTGATAATTGTTGGACTGTTTCAAATATTTTGCGCTTACGCCTATTGCAATTTTAACCCAGTCTGATTCCAATATATCGTTTAAATTTCTTGCATAGCCCGCGTAAAACGTATCTTCGCTTCGCACGCCTACGCCGCCGAAATGTCCCCAGCCAGCCGCAAGAGTGCCGACAGCCTGACTTATAGGCACAACCGCGCCGAGATAATTATCGTTTATTTCTACGCCGCTCATGCCGGCAAAAAGTTTTGACGTCATTCCGGTAACTTCAACGGCTCTCATAAGCCCTGCGCCGGCAATGTTGTAAATAGGCGCGCTGGCATCGTTAGAAACCGCCGTAAAAGCGCCGCCCATACCAAGAGCTCTAACGCCCCAATACGTTGTAGAAAACCACGCAAAGCCTTCGGATGCGCTAAATAAAAGCGCTATGGACAATAATGTTAATATTTTTATTTTTTTCATTTTATTTTTACTTATCTAATAATACCTATTGTAGCGTCTGCAATATGACCCCATGGGTTAACATATATTTGACATATATATGAGGTGCTTTCAACATATGAGCCCGAATTATTAGTCCCTTTTTTTCCATACCATATATATGGAGGAGCTGTCAATCTTGCAACTTCGGAACCGGATGTTTTAAATATAACTACAATATCTCCGGACTCAAGATTGTTAAATTGTATGGCGCTTCCCGCTATATAATTCCTGCCTGCAGGTTTATAGCTATCACCGGAAAGGCGGATTCTGTCGGCATTGTGATAAGGAAACGTATTATTTAACACGGTTTTTGTTTTATCAAAAGAACTATCGCCGGCTGCAACAGGCGTATATGCTTTAGATTCGCTAACCCAGCGAACGTTTTCAGCAAGCGCGCAAACGCTAAAAATGGAAACTATGAATAATAACGCAAAAACTCTTATTGTGTTCATTTTATTTCCCATGCGTTTTAACATCAACTCGCTTCGTGCCATTGAGACGGAGCATCTTACCATAATGTCTGTCCAGCTCCGCTGCCACACTGAACATACGCTAACAATCCGCTTAAAACTATTAAATTTCTTCGCACCGTAAATTCGGGTCAATACCCCCGTCTCCAATTATCTTATGAAGGATATTACGCCGCTGATTATTTTGCCGTTTACTCTTATCTGATACAGATACATATCGGGTTCTACGTAAGAGCCGCTGTCGTTTTTGCCGTCCCAAATAAACGGCGGGGCGGACAAGGTTCTTATAATTTTTGCTCTCATGTTAAATATTGTAACCGTATCGCCTTCCTGAAGATTTTTAAACTGCATTTCGTCGCCGGGCTTTATTGTATTCTCGTCCGGTCTGTAATCGTTGTCGGTAAGCTGAACTTTGTCTAAAATTGCGTAATGTCCAAAAGCCGTGCCGGTAAGCGCTAAATTTACAGTTACTGTTTTATTTGTCGTATCGTTTGTAAAGTTTACGTTTTTCCATTTATTGTTACCGTCAAGAAACATAACCTGAATATCGTTTACGTTTTTAGGCAAATCGCCGTAATACAAAGTTACGCTTGGCATAAGCGCCGGATTTGCCACGGTAAAATTTGTCGGCTGTAAATGATAAGTAATTACAGGCTTATGAGGCTCGTTTGTAACGCTGTGAATTTCGCTTACGTGAATATCGCTGTCGGAATATATTTCTTTAATAGAAAAATTGGTAGTTCCCGTAAGCGCTCCCGCGGGAAACGATATTTTAGAATCGGCTCTTGTTTGGTCGCCGTGCTGCTGAACAAGCGTGCCGTCCGCGGCATGAAGCAATTTAGGTTCCGTAGTATATAATTTTGCCGTTTGATACGCAGACGCGGAACTTGTGCTTGGAAAATACGCAAAAGCTCCGTCGGTAGTTTCCGCGACAAGTCTGTAATAAATTTCATCTTCGTTTTCCGGCACTGCAAGAGGAATTTCCACGGCCGGAGCAACAAAAGCCCACGTAGTTGCATCTGAACGTTTAATATTGCTAACAGGCACATAATAAACAGTAGCGTCGTATTTTGTGTAATATTCAAGAGCAATGCTTGAAATATACGCGCCGCCGCCAACAACAACGCTGCCCGCGGCAACAAGTTTACGCATGTTTACCGCAATTCTTGTTACGGGAGTATAATTGAAATTAATAGTCGTAGAAGTAGCCGGAACAAGCGCAAAAGAAATTTCCGCTTTGTAAGTGTCAATTGTGCTTGTCTGAGCAAAAGCCGCTCCGCAAACAGTAAACATTGCTATTAGAATAAATGATAAAAGTTTTTTATTCATGTTTTTATTCTATTATAAAATCTAAAGTTATAGTATTGCACACATAATTGGCCATTGACGTAAGCCCCATATCAACAGCAAAATACAAAAATAATTTTTTCCCCAAATGAACGGAAAAAACGCTTGACCAAGATACGGAATTTGCTTCAAACTGATTATCATACCAACGCCACTTAAAACCTTGCGCAGAACTCCAGCCTATTGCAGGATTAGCCGCGCCGTATGTTGTAGAAAATAGAGTTGATGTTTTATCCATCATTCCA is a genomic window of Endomicrobium proavitum containing:
- a CDS encoding FtsK/SpoIIIE family DNA translocase, which produces MGKKKKNNKKSKNENKRKKQNHQDRNREVSALFFILASFIAAFLCVVPQNAGIIGRAFNNIFVNGIFGSATYILPFILLWYFIIHIKKSAELKERTDFIWSVALLIFGSLAFEAASVLFAAANVSGGWIGKTFYPFFKELFGEAFGFAVIVILFLFFTARLLRICISKVVYNFLKNIKEDIKKRKEEKEAAALKAPKIFENKSGLLPEIKKLEPFVPNIVNKQKKENSAAEKQATPSEPQKPQVKLDSKSFDYKFPHSTILKNDETKSFHTNKDELLRRAELLRSTLADFGIPAEVKDIIPGPVVTRYDLILAPGIKIQSVTNIIENISLTMRTASIRVVPIPEKAAVGVEVPNPDSVTVGLRGIVEHSSFINSKSLLTLALGKTTDGEGYVTNLASMPHLLIAGATGSGKSVGIHTIILSVLFKARPDEVKFMIIDPKRVEMPIYKDIPHLYNPSTSAADADIITNPREAASALKKLVTVMEGRYTKFAAATVRNIEEYNAKMSETGGEKEFYIVVVIDELADLMLVAKKEIEDSIQRLAQMARAVGIHLILATQRPSVNVITGIIKANFPARLSFQTTSAIDSRVILDMLGAENLMGKGDMLFLPPGEARPVRLQGAFVSLKEAQKIIDFINDQNFPRIYEPLAVAAEVSSGFNAAEEKSMKDLLPALKLINERRRVSQDLLKANFGSSARATNILSILEMKGFITKPEGTNKWQINYDKIEEYIRTA
- a CDS encoding winged helix-turn-helix domain-containing protein; amino-acid sequence: MSDMITRIGFAAGEIWKYLNENGESSPIKIKANLGLSNTMLYLALGWLSRENKVNVEQVDFTYKISLKK
- a CDS encoding acetyl-CoA carboxylase biotin carboxyl carrier protein, with amino-acid sequence MANKEIKDTVKSLYEIMKDEKIQELEVNSKDYSVAIKRKDPNAGVYVQKDVVRQPAVAAAATAAKVKQDAAPASKGETIKSPIMGVFYQSPSPSSPVFAKEGDIVDAGKTVCIIEAMKVMNEIKATFKAKIVKVIAENGKPVNSGQDLFEIEKV
- the pnp gene encoding polyribonucleotide nucleotidyltransferase, whose amino-acid sequence is MQYFKKEIEVAGKKFVVESGKVAKQASGACTVTIGETVVLVTAVSSKEPKVGIDFMPLTVDYRERTYAAGKIPGGFFKREAKPRDSEILVSRIIDRSIRPLFPEYWRNDTQISAIVLSYDGVNDTEIASVIGTSVALITSDIPFTTPIACVRIGRVDGKFVINPTKEEQKTSDLDLLVSGTDEAVTMVEAASLEISETEMLEALELARNTVKAICEVQKAFPQKKKIEAAAPVYNAALKADIDAEAIAKAEEGVTIKDKDERESFWSNYKKDLTKRLLEKYPEEPASAISAILEDIYYVKARELVLNKKVRTDGRGFEEIRSITCETGFLPRAHGSALFTRGQTQALVSVTLGTPGDKQILDELAGESKDRFLLHYNFPGFSTGEPRGERSTSRREIGHGNLAKRALRAVLPKEEDFGYTIRIVSDILESNGSSSMASVCGGSLALFNAGVPVKAAVAGVAMGLIKEGDNYVVLTDIMGMEDHLGDMDFKVAGTKNGITALQMDIKISGLTHDILTKALDQAKRGRFFILDKMDSAISAPSSDLSVYAPRMETLKIPQNKIGELIGPGGKNIRKLQEATGAKVDIDEDGTVYISGIDNDGVLSAKAYVESLTVEVEVGKIYEGRITKIMAFGAFAEVLPGKEGLIHISQLSEKRVAKVEDAVSEGDTVTVKVLEIDKQGRVNLSIKAVNEGK
- the rpsO gene encoding 30S ribosomal protein S15, whose product is MALVKKEVVEQFKTHATDTGSPEVQVALLTSRIKYLSDHFQKFPKDFASRVGFLKMIGQRRRLLDYIKKHDKDGYATLIKKLDLRK
- the ribE gene encoding 6,7-dimethyl-8-ribityllumazine synthase, coding for MKVINGQLKADGKKFAIVASRFNEFITNKLIGGAEDILKRHGAADADISLTWVPGAFEIPAVAKKIAESGKVDAIICLGCVIRGATPHFDYVASEVSKGVANVGLSSKAPVIFGVLTTETIEQAVERAGTKSGNKGADAALSAIEMASLYSQI
- a CDS encoding bifunctional 3,4-dihydroxy-2-butanone-4-phosphate synthase/GTP cyclohydrolase II, with product MKTEKDKVFTSVESAVKDIQSGKMVIVVDDPGRENEGDLVCAAQKTTPEIINFMTKYARGLICVPMKHERLEELKIENMVDNPTEKKGCSFTVSVDYRLGTTTGISACDRSLTVRKLIDKNAKPQDFARPGHIFPLRYKDGGVLVRTGHTEAAVDLMELAGLKPAGTICEIMNDDGTMSRMPDLINFAKKHKLKIVTIAELINYRRQNEKLVKEIVSVNFPTKHGEFKLTLFEDTVTKDSHLAIIKGNVKGKQNVLVRVHSSCETGDIFHSLRCDCGDQLETALKAIENAGVGVVLYMHQEGRGIGLANKLKAYQLQEQGLDTVEANVALGFAPDLRDYGIGAQILSELGMKSINLMTNNPRKIVGLEGYGLKIAKRVPVEICPTKSNKKYLKTKKEKMGHILKTV
- a CDS encoding riboflavin synthase, with protein sequence MFTGIIEDIGIVKSISSSEIVIETKLGDIKVGDSVSVNGVCLTAVHILPGVFSADYSPNTDKLTTMSLLKQNSKVNLERALRLSSRLGGHIVSGHVDATAKISSVEKVGGFYKLKFSAGKNITNYCVDKGSIAIDGISLTLAAVNEAGFEIFIIPETFNNTILKLKKAGDFVNVETDVFAKYLEKFSKNKGSEGLTLEMLKNF
- the ribD gene encoding bifunctional diaminohydroxyphosphoribosylaminopyrimidine deaminase/5-amino-6-(5-phosphoribosylamino)uracil reductase RibD, with amino-acid sequence MNKKYMKIAIELAKKGKGKVYPNPLVGCVIVKDNKIVGKGWHQYFGGNHAEINALTDAGSAARGADLYVTLEPCNSFGKRPPCTQAIIKAAIKRVFFAVKDPNVSKSREILEKNGIEVCGGLCNAQAKVLIKDYLNHLKIKPRVSVKAAMTLDGKIATETFDSKWITSQKSRNFVHSLRSKYDAVLVGFNTALQDNPKLTSHGKGKNPVRVVIDENSNIPKNYNIFNSSAPTIIISGQGDGGVDFGAAKKNFKVIIKKLNDIGLKTILIEGGSGIISSAIFSKCVDDIYLFVAPKIIGGKNAISVVGGKGVKKIADAVNVEDMRVKKIGGDLLITGKLKNKQ